In Acaryochloris marina S15, a single genomic region encodes these proteins:
- a CDS encoding metal-binding protein — protein sequence MNDSSTQNNSSGTKEEPSSKPQLVSLRAKSTDSQSGDVNGPGKREWWAQRWVDVLESFGWRRRLERARNYVRDGRVLKLEFNGPKVVAQVQGTAEQPYKVSLALDSFTDEQWGFVIEEMSLRAIFAAKLLAGEMPQNIEEAFTASGLSLFPFSKFDIHSRCSCPDPVNPCKHIGAVYYLLGDYFSQDPFILLQLRGRTKQSIVEDLRQMRSVGSEVEEGESKVTDISQSLAIKVKTDFWRYDQQLDPSLVVITPPPTSETVLDVLGPLPLSSEGKVGGDPLVSDCLRTIYQRVSQSAMMKAMLSRESE from the coding sequence ATGAATGACTCCTCGACCCAGAATAATTCCAGTGGAACTAAAGAAGAGCCTTCTTCCAAACCCCAATTGGTCTCTTTAAGAGCAAAATCTACTGATAGTCAGTCTGGTGATGTTAATGGCCCAGGAAAAAGAGAATGGTGGGCTCAGCGCTGGGTTGATGTATTGGAGTCTTTTGGGTGGCGCCGTAGATTAGAACGGGCTCGTAACTATGTTCGTGACGGTCGGGTACTGAAGCTAGAATTCAATGGCCCTAAAGTAGTTGCACAGGTGCAAGGGACTGCTGAACAACCTTATAAGGTTTCCTTGGCGCTTGACTCATTTACGGATGAACAGTGGGGATTTGTCATTGAAGAGATGTCTCTGCGGGCCATCTTTGCTGCGAAACTTTTGGCTGGTGAGATGCCTCAAAATATTGAGGAAGCTTTTACGGCAAGTGGCCTCAGTTTGTTCCCTTTTAGTAAGTTTGATATTCACAGTCGATGCTCCTGTCCAGATCCCGTTAACCCTTGCAAGCATATTGGGGCTGTGTACTACTTACTGGGTGATTACTTTAGTCAAGATCCCTTTATTTTGCTGCAGCTTCGAGGGCGTACAAAGCAGAGCATCGTAGAAGATTTAAGACAGATGCGCAGCGTAGGATCAGAAGTTGAAGAAGGTGAATCAAAAGTCACAGATATCTCTCAATCTTTAGCAATTAAGGTTAAGACTGATTTTTGGCGATACGACCAGCAGTTGGATCCATCTTTGGTTGTCATTACACCACCGCCTACAAGCGAAACTGTGTTGGATGTATTGGGACCCTTGCCATTGTCATCTGAAGGTAAGGTTGGCGGCGATCCTCTGGTC